A window from Sinanaerobacter sp. ZZT-01 encodes these proteins:
- the pyk gene encoding pyruvate kinase gives MRKTKIICTIGPASDNKEILRQLMLAGMNVARLNFSHGNHKDHQQKINLIKEVREELGLPVAILLDTKGPEIRTGKFSESQVLLKEGQKFTLTTKEVEGNQDICSVTYKNLSKDVKEGNTILIDDGLIALQVERVEKENIHCIVRNAGIVKDNKGINIPGVKIQLPPITEKDEDDIRFGIKNEIDYIAASFIRKASDVQSIKDILTENHAEDIKIIAKIENKEGVKNIHEIINCADGIMVARGDLGVEIPEEQVPMIQKKIIRSCNFEGNIVVTATQMLDSMVRNPRPTRAEVTDVANAILDGTDAIMLSGETASGKYPIETVKTMVRIAEEAEKALNYEEILHERRLMRDYSITNAIGHATCTSAHGLEASAILTPTTSGYTAFVVAKFRPETPILAFAGNDKVARRLALCWGAEPLVLSPVESETEMFDLAIKMAVEKGYIHEGDTVILTAGIPMLQSGNTNMMRIHEVGKEI, from the coding sequence ATGAGGAAAACAAAAATTATATGTACGATTGGTCCTGCGAGTGATAATAAAGAAATTTTGCGGCAGCTGATGCTTGCCGGAATGAATGTAGCAAGACTGAATTTTTCACATGGAAATCATAAGGATCATCAACAAAAGATAAATTTGATCAAAGAGGTTCGAGAAGAGCTGGGATTGCCGGTTGCAATTTTGCTTGATACAAAAGGACCTGAAATCCGTACCGGAAAATTCTCTGAATCACAGGTATTGCTGAAAGAAGGACAGAAATTTACCCTGACGACGAAAGAGGTTGAAGGAAATCAAGATATTTGCAGCGTTACGTACAAGAATCTTTCTAAAGATGTGAAGGAAGGAAATACGATTTTAATTGATGATGGCTTGATCGCTTTGCAGGTAGAACGGGTAGAAAAAGAAAATATTCACTGTATTGTTCGCAATGCAGGAATTGTTAAAGATAATAAGGGAATCAATATACCGGGAGTTAAGATTCAATTGCCTCCGATTACCGAAAAGGACGAGGATGATATTCGATTTGGAATCAAAAATGAGATTGATTATATCGCTGCTTCATTTATTCGGAAAGCTTCAGATGTACAGTCCATAAAAGATATTTTAACGGAAAATCATGCAGAAGACATTAAAATTATTGCAAAGATAGAAAATAAAGAAGGCGTAAAAAACATTCATGAAATTATAAACTGTGCGGATGGAATCATGGTTGCAAGAGGAGATTTGGGTGTTGAAATTCCGGAAGAGCAGGTGCCCATGATCCAAAAGAAGATTATTCGCTCTTGCAATTTTGAAGGAAATATTGTCGTAACTGCGACACAAATGCTGGATTCGATGGTACGGAATCCCCGTCCGACAAGAGCCGAGGTGACCGATGTGGCAAATGCGATCTTAGATGGCACAGATGCAATTATGCTTTCAGGAGAAACTGCTTCCGGAAAATATCCGATTGAAACAGTAAAGACGATGGTGCGAATCGCAGAGGAAGCAGAAAAAGCCTTAAATTATGAGGAGATTCTGCATGAACGTAGATTGATGAGAGATTATAGTATTACGAATGCAATTGGCCATGCAACCTGCACAAGTGCACATGGATTAGAAGCCAGTGCGATACTGACTCCGACAACTTCCGGATATACGGCATTTGTAGTTGCAAAATTCCGCCCGGAAACACCGATTCTAGCTTTTGCAGGCAATGACAAGGTTGCGAGACGTCTTGCTCTTTGCTGGGGCGCCGAACCTTTAGTTCTTTCACCGGTAGAAAGCGAAACGGAAATGTTTGATCTAGCGATTAAGATGGCGGTAGAAAAAGGATATATTCATGAAGGTGATACCGTAATTCTCACAGCAGGGATTCCGATGCTTCAAAGCGGAAATACAAATATGATGCGGATTCACGAGGTTGGAAAAGAAATATAA
- a CDS encoding DUF2971 domain-containing protein, with translation MQYREEEFTARMQEKIQQCYCRARSRLCNEIEDGKGKQIFHYTSAEGFHNIIRNKQFFLTDVAFLNDSTEMANIITVFQSTVKTLRPSLDEEFYCCLIDLLEHDDFDYLFFGSEEKDFQRYFVLACSYEEDSLNLWNYYTKGNENDGGYNITFDQQELVNSFERCNRNFYGEDMSLSFGRIIYDEETKIRIIYSFLSELNEAWIMAEEQDKANPDQNESQKKLLLGAIKTAARWLSIFFKHECFAIEREYRIILALPNSKLTKYCSCREPGVEKLYKIRFTNNMFTPYVKLGFKPSGVKGVCMSPLCEKYVTEYRLREEQIHTDDGMEMRDVLQYGVHEFLRIYGYDLKYSQIKRSEIPLRF, from the coding sequence ATGCAGTATCGGGAAGAAGAGTTTACAGCACGCATGCAGGAAAAGATCCAGCAGTGCTATTGCCGTGCACGAAGCAGGCTGTGCAATGAAATAGAAGATGGGAAAGGAAAACAAATTTTTCATTATACTTCCGCAGAAGGATTTCATAATATTATTCGTAATAAACAATTTTTTTTGACAGACGTTGCTTTTTTAAATGACAGCACTGAAATGGCGAATATCATTACCGTATTTCAATCAACAGTAAAGACTCTGCGGCCAAGCTTGGATGAAGAATTTTATTGCTGCCTGATTGATTTACTTGAACATGATGATTTTGATTATCTGTTTTTTGGGAGCGAAGAGAAGGATTTCCAACGATATTTTGTTCTTGCCTGTTCTTACGAAGAAGACTCCTTAAATCTTTGGAATTACTATACAAAAGGAAATGAAAATGACGGTGGATACAATATTACCTTTGACCAACAGGAGTTAGTGAATTCCTTTGAAAGGTGCAATCGAAACTTTTATGGGGAAGATATGAGCTTATCTTTTGGACGCATCATATACGATGAAGAAACTAAAATCCGTATTATTTATTCCTTCTTATCCGAATTAAACGAAGCTTGGATAATGGCTGAAGAGCAGGACAAAGCAAATCCAGATCAAAACGAGAGTCAAAAAAAATTGCTTTTAGGTGCAATCAAAACGGCAGCTCGCTGGCTGAGTATATTTTTTAAACATGAATGTTTTGCAATTGAAAGAGAATACCGGATTATCCTAGCACTTCCCAATAGTAAGCTGACGAAGTACTGCTCTTGTAGAGAGCCTGGTGTGGAGAAACTTTATAAAATTCGATTTACAAACAATATGTTTACACCTTATGTAAAACTGGGTTTCAAGCCGTCCGGAGTGAAAGGCGTTTGTATGAGTCCTCTCTGTGAAAAGTACGTAACTGAATATCGTCTGAGAGAAGAACAGATTCATACAGATGATGGAATGGAAATGAGAGATGTTCTGCAATATGGAGTTCACGAGTTTCTGCGTATTTATGGCTATGATTTAAAATACAGTCAGATTAAACGTTCGGAAATCCCGCTGCGTTTTTAA
- a CDS encoding TIGR01440 family protein, translating to MYEEIIKEAHDAVCELLEIANLKEQDILVVGCSSSEVGGHKIGSDSSVEIAKAVFDGIYPIVKEKKLFLATQCCEHLNRALIVEREAAEKYNLEIVNVIPQPKAGGAFSANAYKTFSDPVAVEEMHCAKAGMDIGNTLIGMHLKKVAVPVRLNVKKIGEAHLVCARTRLKFVGGERAHYDESLK from the coding sequence ATGTATGAAGAAATTATAAAAGAAGCACACGATGCGGTGTGTGAATTGTTAGAAATTGCAAACCTTAAAGAACAGGACATCCTTGTAGTAGGCTGTTCTTCCAGTGAGGTAGGCGGGCATAAGATTGGATCGGATTCCAGTGTGGAAATTGCAAAAGCGGTATTTGACGGGATTTACCCGATTGTAAAAGAAAAAAAGCTATTTTTAGCAACACAGTGCTGTGAACATCTGAATCGAGCTTTGATTGTTGAACGGGAAGCTGCGGAGAAATATAATTTAGAGATTGTAAATGTAATCCCGCAACCAAAAGCAGGAGGAGCTTTTTCTGCCAATGCATATAAGACTTTTTCTGATCCGGTAGCAGTAGAAGAAATGCATTGTGCGAAAGCAGGGATGGATATCGGAAATACCCTGATTGGCATGCATTTGAAAAAGGTTGCAGTTCCGGTAAGGCTCAATGTGAAAAAAATCGGAGAAGCACATTTAGTCTGCGCTCGCACCCGCCTGAAATTTGTAGGTGGAGAGCGTGCACATTACGATGAATCCTTAAAATAA
- a CDS encoding arsenate reductase family protein, protein MEYQFICYPKCTTCLKAKKWLKENGISYQFRDIKLQNPNQSEMSAFYKMSGLPLKKFFNTSGKLYKELALKDKLPNMSEEEQLQLLASDGMLVKRPILLGNEKILIGFKEADWTSALKK, encoded by the coding sequence ATGGAATATCAGTTTATATGTTATCCGAAATGCACGACGTGCCTTAAGGCAAAAAAATGGTTGAAGGAAAATGGAATTTCCTATCAGTTTAGGGACATTAAGCTTCAAAATCCGAATCAGTCGGAAATGAGTGCATTTTATAAAATGAGCGGACTGCCTCTGAAAAAATTTTTTAACACAAGCGGAAAATTATATAAAGAGCTTGCGTTAAAGGATAAGCTGCCAAATATGAGTGAAGAAGAACAGTTACAGCTTTTGGCATCCGATGGGATGCTTGTGAAACGGCCTATTTTGCTAGGAAACGAAAAGATATTGATTGGATTTAAAGAAGCAGACTGGACATCCGCTTTAAAAAAATAA
- a CDS encoding helix-turn-helix transcriptional regulator — translation MNSIELGKRIKEARIAKKMTQSELVGDFITRNMLSQIENGSATPSIKTLAYLSDVLEVPLNELMPSPTESALSQLTSAKRHLSDGENQKVIEMENTFPPELSDEFSALLSYAYRNLAKKTLEAEQYLKSAQFAQKAIEFSAKGLYANDMVKSESILLLKQSTEEYNSIYSNL, via the coding sequence ATGAATTCCATTGAATTAGGTAAAAGAATAAAAGAAGCTAGAATTGCTAAAAAAATGACTCAAAGCGAGCTTGTCGGTGATTTTATTACGCGGAATATGTTAAGTCAAATAGAAAATGGCAGTGCAACACCATCAATCAAAACATTAGCCTATCTTTCTGATGTCCTCGAAGTACCGCTCAACGAGCTTATGCCAAGTCCAACCGAAAGTGCACTGTCTCAGCTTACTTCTGCAAAGAGACATCTTTCAGATGGTGAGAATCAAAAAGTCATTGAGATGGAAAACACTTTTCCGCCAGAGCTTTCCGATGAATTTTCTGCCTTGCTTTCCTACGCTTATCGGAATCTCGCAAAGAAAACGCTGGAAGCCGAGCAGTATTTAAAATCTGCACAGTTTGCTCAAAAAGCAATCGAATTTTCCGCCAAAGGGCTGTATGCAAACGATATGGTCAAATCTGAAAGTATCCTTCTTCTCAAGCAATCTACAGAAGAATATAATTCTATCTATAGTAATCTATAA
- a CDS encoding NfeD-like protein, with protein MVEWWNELDEILKILYCIAIPATLIMVIQTILSLVGGFEGGAGVDFSDTSGIDFNGGSDIGDLSDASDLGGDDFLGDGGNPADFSIMSMFTLQGIVTFLTVMGWTSIVAIGAGTPAAISIIVGVALGFVSMFAVAKLIHISGKLTENGTLNLNNAIGENGKVYIPIPAESTGEGKVTLYLQGRYAECDAITFEKEQIATGTMVRITDVRNGVLIVEIDK; from the coding sequence ATGGTGGAATGGTGGAATGAACTGGATGAAATACTGAAAATATTATACTGTATTGCAATACCAGCAACTTTAATTATGGTAATACAAACGATTCTTTCCCTAGTGGGAGGATTTGAAGGTGGAGCCGGTGTTGACTTCAGTGATACATCCGGCATTGACTTTAACGGAGGATCCGATATCGGTGATCTTTCAGATGCTTCCGATTTGGGAGGAGATGATTTTTTAGGCGATGGAGGAAATCCAGCGGATTTTTCCATTATGAGTATGTTTACCCTTCAAGGTATTGTAACATTCCTTACGGTAATGGGCTGGACTTCCATTGTAGCCATTGGTGCGGGTACGCCAGCGGCGATCAGTATCATCGTGGGAGTCGCGCTTGGCTTTGTTTCTATGTTCGCCGTGGCAAAGCTGATTCATATTTCAGGAAAATTAACTGAGAACGGTACTTTGAACCTGAATAATGCGATCGGTGAGAATGGAAAAGTGTACATACCGATTCCGGCGGAATCAACCGGAGAAGGGAAAGTGACTCTTTATTTACAAGGAAGATATGCGGAATGCGATGCAATTACATTTGAAAAAGAGCAAATTGCCACAGGGACAATGGTGAGGATTACCGATGTAAGAAACGGTGTCCTTATTGTAGAAATAGATAAATAA
- a CDS encoding flotillin family protein, translating into MGIQVLVAVCIIAVILLATIIIILSRYRKCPSDKIMVIYGKVGSDKQGQVRSARCIHGGAAFIIPVLQSYQYLDLTPISISVDLTQALSKQNIRIDVPSRFTVGISTESGVMQNAAERLLGLGLKEIQELAKDIIFGQLRLVIATMEIEEINTDRDKFLLAVSNNVEIELKKIGLRLINVNVTDINDESGYIEALGKEAAAKAINDAKKSVAEKNRDGEIGQANAHRDQRVSVAAANASAVDGENTAKVEISQSEARRREKEAEALKIAMAAEAVQAAKAKQEAYIAQQEAEHTRAELEKATQTADVIVAAQISKEQAEIAAEAEAEVMRRKARGEADAIYAKLEAEARGSREILAKQAEGMKLLVDAAGKDADAAVKLIIADKLEELTKIQVEAIKNIKIDKITVWDSNGGSEQGKTSTANFLSGLLKSVPPMNELFHQAGMELPEILGKELDGMKKAEDIIEDTAEYMDEKGESIHTEAVAERTDAESGETR; encoded by the coding sequence ATGGGAATTCAAGTTTTAGTCGCAGTATGCATTATTGCAGTAATCTTATTGGCAACCATTATTATTATTTTGTCAAGATATCGGAAATGTCCATCTGATAAGATAATGGTTATTTATGGAAAAGTTGGATCGGATAAGCAAGGCCAGGTAAGAAGTGCAAGGTGCATTCATGGAGGCGCCGCATTTATTATCCCGGTTTTGCAATCTTATCAGTATTTGGATTTGACACCGATTTCAATTAGTGTGGATTTGACACAGGCTCTTTCAAAGCAAAATATCCGTATTGATGTGCCATCCAGATTCACTGTTGGTATTTCGACAGAATCAGGCGTGATGCAAAACGCAGCCGAAAGACTTTTAGGGCTTGGACTGAAAGAAATTCAGGAGCTTGCAAAAGACATTATATTCGGACAGCTTCGTTTGGTTATTGCTACGATGGAAATTGAGGAGATTAATACAGACAGAGATAAATTCCTGCTTGCAGTATCTAACAATGTAGAAATCGAGCTGAAGAAAATCGGTTTAAGACTAATCAACGTAAATGTTACCGATATTAACGATGAATCTGGATATATCGAAGCACTTGGTAAAGAGGCTGCTGCAAAAGCAATCAATGATGCGAAGAAGAGCGTTGCAGAGAAAAATAGAGACGGTGAAATTGGTCAGGCGAATGCACATAGAGACCAGCGTGTCAGCGTGGCTGCAGCGAATGCATCGGCAGTAGACGGTGAAAATACAGCAAAGGTTGAGATTTCGCAGTCAGAAGCAAGACGTAGAGAAAAGGAAGCAGAAGCATTGAAGATTGCTATGGCTGCAGAAGCGGTTCAGGCTGCTAAGGCAAAGCAGGAAGCTTACATCGCGCAACAGGAAGCAGAACATACACGTGCAGAATTAGAAAAAGCAACGCAGACAGCCGACGTTATCGTAGCAGCACAGATTTCAAAAGAACAGGCTGAGATTGCTGCGGAAGCAGAAGCGGAAGTAATGAGACGAAAAGCTCGCGGTGAAGCGGATGCTATCTATGCTAAATTGGAAGCAGAAGCACGAGGTTCCAGAGAAATACTTGCAAAACAGGCAGAAGGTATGAAACTGCTGGTTGACGCAGCCGGAAAAGATGCAGATGCAGCTGTTAAGCTGATTATTGCCGATAAGCTGGAAGAATTGACTAAAATTCAAGTTGAAGCAATTAAGAATATTAAAATTGATAAGATTACTGTTTGGGACAGTAATGGAGGCAGTGAACAGGGGAAAACTTCAACAGCCAACTTTTTATCAGGTTTGCTGAAATCCGTTCCGCCGATGAATGAGTTATTTCATCAGGCAGGTATGGAACTTCCGGAAATTCTAGGTAAAGAGCTGGATGGGATGAAAAAAGCAGAAGATATAATCGAAGATACAGCAGAATATATGGATGAAAAAGGTGAATCTATTCATACAGAAGCTGTAGCTGAAAGAACTGACGCTGAGAGTGGCGAAACAAGATAA
- the hcp gene encoding hydroxylamine reductase, producing the protein MESQMFCYQCEQTLGGKGCVKSGVCGKSADVANLQDVLIHELKGIGYFGQKNLEKGLKIRSEINKFVVDTMFSTLTNVNFDPSRFLEYIKKAEEIKEELKQNAGNLENVPEAANYKAPNTIEEMEEEQNTVGIMSNQQLDMDIRSLRELLIYAFKGMAAYAHHAYILGKFDDEVNHFFYKGLAGTIDDSLTVEDLLKLNMELGNTNLKCMELLDSAVTDAYGNPEPTEVLVTYKKGPFIIVSGHDLKDLKELLEQTEGTGINIYTHCEMLPANAYPELKRHKHLIGNYGGAWQKQQEEFDGIPGCILMTTNCVQKPRDSYKDRLFTTSIVGMPDCPHIEEREGKKDFSPIINKALELGGWKEDEPEKKITIGFAHHAILSHANEIVEAVKGGAIRHFFLIGGCDGARPGRNYYTEFAEKTPDDTIILTLACGKFRFNKLDLGTVAGFPKVLDCGQCSDSYSAIKVAVALAEAFQCEVNELPLSLVLSWYEQKAVGILLALLALGIKDIRLGPTLPAFLSPNVMQVLVDQFGLKPISTPEQDLKAILGTEK; encoded by the coding sequence ATGGAGAGTCAAATGTTTTGCTACCAATGCGAACAGACATTAGGTGGAAAAGGCTGTGTCAAATCGGGTGTCTGCGGAAAAAGTGCTGATGTGGCCAATTTGCAGGATGTTTTGATACATGAACTAAAAGGAATTGGCTATTTTGGACAGAAAAACTTAGAAAAAGGATTAAAAATAAGAAGTGAAATCAATAAATTTGTAGTAGATACCATGTTTTCTACTTTAACAAATGTAAATTTTGATCCAAGCAGATTCTTGGAATATATCAAAAAAGCAGAAGAAATAAAAGAAGAGCTGAAACAAAATGCAGGGAATCTTGAAAATGTACCGGAAGCTGCAAATTATAAAGCTCCAAATACAATTGAAGAGATGGAAGAAGAGCAAAACACGGTTGGCATCATGTCTAATCAGCAGTTAGATATGGATATTCGTTCCTTAAGAGAGCTTTTGATTTACGCCTTTAAAGGAATGGCGGCGTATGCACACCATGCTTATATTTTAGGTAAATTTGATGATGAGGTGAATCATTTTTTCTATAAGGGATTAGCAGGAACGATTGATGACAGTCTGACTGTTGAAGACTTATTAAAGCTTAATATGGAACTGGGAAACACGAATCTTAAATGTATGGAGTTATTGGATTCTGCGGTTACTGACGCTTATGGAAATCCAGAACCGACGGAGGTATTAGTCACATACAAAAAGGGGCCGTTCATTATTGTATCGGGTCACGATTTGAAAGATTTAAAAGAATTACTGGAGCAGACAGAAGGAACAGGGATCAATATTTACACACACTGTGAAATGCTTCCGGCCAATGCGTATCCGGAATTAAAGAGGCACAAACATTTAATCGGAAACTACGGCGGCGCGTGGCAAAAACAGCAAGAAGAATTTGACGGGATTCCTGGATGCATTCTAATGACAACAAACTGTGTACAAAAGCCACGAGATAGTTATAAAGACCGCTTGTTTACAACGAGTATAGTGGGAATGCCAGACTGCCCTCATATTGAAGAACGAGAGGGGAAAAAGGATTTCTCACCCATCATTAATAAAGCATTGGAATTAGGCGGCTGGAAAGAAGACGAACCGGAAAAGAAAATTACAATTGGGTTTGCACATCATGCAATATTAAGTCATGCAAATGAAATTGTGGAAGCAGTAAAAGGTGGAGCGATCAGACATTTCTTCTTAATTGGAGGATGTGATGGAGCAAGGCCTGGCAGAAACTATTATACAGAGTTTGCAGAAAAAACACCGGATGATACGATTATTTTAACCTTGGCTTGCGGAAAATTCCGATTTAATAAGCTTGATCTAGGGACAGTTGCCGGTTTTCCAAAGGTTTTGGATTGCGGACAATGCAGTGATTCTTATTCGGCGATTAAGGTGGCAGTGGCATTAGCGGAAGCCTTTCAATGTGAAGTGAATGAATTGCCCCTTTCTTTGGTTCTATCTTGGTATGAGCAGAAAGCAGTTGGAATTCTTCTTGCACTGCTTGCTCTTGGAATTAAAGATATTCGGCTTGGACCAACACTGCCTGCTTTCTTGTCTCCAAATGTAATGCAGGTGTTGGTTGATCAATTTGGATTGAAACCAATTTCGACTCCGGAGCAAGATTTGAAAGCAATATTGGGAACGGAAAAATAA